The genomic region TTATTCCGATCAACTTCTAGGAAAAACATACTGCTTTACATTAGATGAAGACCCTTCAATAATTGTTTGTGCTTTTACAATATCAAATGACAGTATTAAAACCACCCATTTACCAAATAGCCGTAAAAAAAAGCTAATTAAGGAAATTCCTAGACCGAAACAAATGCGAAGTTATCCAGCAGTTTTAATTGGAAGACTTGGTGTTAATAAGGAGTTTAGAACTATTGAAGGTGAGGAAGAGCGAATTAGTAGGCAATTAATGGATTTCATAAAATCTTGGTTTATAGACGGAGCGAATAAAACAGGCTGTAGATTTATTGTTGTTGACTCCTACAATGAATTTGGTCCTTTGAGGTACTATAAGAATAATGATTTTATAGAATTGTTTTCCACAGAAGTTCAGGAAAAAGAATTTACAGGTTTAAGGTCTTCCGATGAATTGAAAACAAGGTTGATGTTTTTTGATTTGATTCTTTTAAAGGCA from Gramella sp. MT6 harbors:
- a CDS encoding N-acetyltransferase, which gives rise to MGFLLEKCTLKPYNQEIIDSCKAFDCDHADLNDFFKNDVLDYSDQLLGKTYCFTLDEDPSIIVCAFTISNDSIKTTHLPNSRKKKLIKEIPRPKQMRSYPAVLIGRLGVNKEFRTIEGEEERISRQLMDFIKSWFIDGANKTGCRFIVVDSYNEFGPLRYYKNNDFIELFSTEVQEKEFTGLRSSDELKTRLMFFDLILLKA